GAAAACGCTTTTGAAATCAATTCTTGGTAAAATGGCTCAAATCCTAGAAAAACACATTATTTCTTCAAgcaaacactttaagtgcttttgaaataaaaaaaatattttctctaaaaatgcTTTCTATTACTTTAGGGGTGAGTAAAAAAACTTAGACTATGAGCAAATTAGGAATTAATAGGAATCAAGTGGTGGTAAAAGTTACCTAGTAAGTAttcatttggaagtgcttttaaaatgattggatTTGTGAAAACGCTTTTGAAATCAATTCTTGGTAAAATGGCTCAAATCCTAGAAAAACACTTTATTTCTTCATGCAAAcgctttaagtgcttttgaaatcaAAATACTATTTTCTcactattttctctaaaaacgcattttgttattttaaaagtagtttcaaacaacttaatttttttttccccaactCACTATAGCAATTTTTTTGGTTATGGCCGAACGCATTCATGTGATTTTATTAGTCTACATAACGAGTTGTATCATGAGCAGATGAcaaatttatattttagaaTATATGAGAAATAACTTATAACATATGTGGCACCAAATAATGTCGATTAATTGTGCCTACTTTTTGTAGTTATGATGCGTAGAGAATCACACAAAAAGTTTTGTATCCTTATCTactaatatttttgtgttgatCTTGTAGTTAGGTTTTAATAGTTAAAGTTTTGACTTAGACACACCAAAATCAATGTAACACCAAAATCAATATAACACTAATAATGTTACTTTTTTCACATTTCTTATACCATATTTGTACCACATCTTCAATAAAATAAGGCCCATTAATACATGTGAATCTCATGAGACATGATTTTTGATGTAATGGGGACATGTTTTTATCttccaatttaattttttaaaatatattgcAAATATGAGAATAGTGTGCAATTTATATCCTTGAAATGAAGACATGCATGAGCACATTATTTAGTTTCAAGAAATTGAAAGGTTGAAAATTCAGGCCACAGAGCAAGACAGTAAATTGATAAATAATTAAGTAAATAGGGATGTTACTAGATTCTGGTCCCAattcatattttaaaataaatcaaTGATTAATATTAACTTGATTGGGACAAAAAGATTCTTGGATAGTGATGTGGATGGTTCATTTTTAGTACTAcatgagtttttttttgttttcctaattttccttttaaaattgagtttgattattttctatttcttttcatCTTCCATAAACTTTTGAATATATAACAATATTTTACCACAAGGGTAATATATTTGTGCATAAACTTTACCATAGAAGTATGTAAAGGAATGGCAACCTATTGATTTCTGGTATGACATAGATGAAAAATTAAGTACGAGTATGACATATATGAAAAAATAAGTACATGATAATCCGATAAGAATTTCttctcataatcattcattctcattccgAAACCAAGTAATTAATCATGTTGTGAGGGAAGAATGATTTGAGTTAAGCAACACAATTGGCCACAAATATGGAACTCCACACAAATATAAACGCTTGCAAAATTCATgagaattgaaattgaaatatctCACAAATACAAAGTGAACCGCTAAATCTGTTGCTTGCGGTTCTAACTTAAAAATGTCGTCATTTTAATAAATAACACACTCATAAATTTTAGGATCGGAATAACTTCATAATGTACTTTGACTATCGAAACTATTTATATTCTTTTATCCTCATTTAACGATCATCTATAAAAAATCATGGTTCACCATGTTGTCGTACTATTTCCTATAAATAGGAATGCAAAGATTCGAACTTCATGTCCCATACGTTCTTCAGTCCGTGTTCTTTATAGGTGTGCAAAGGCACTGTTCACAgtctcagagagagagaggagagaggagagaggagagagagacccACCAGCACAGCAGCACTAGGTGTAAAGCATTCAGcatcttttgatttttctcgTCACTACCCTCCCTCCACGTGCGTCCTCTCATACATTCACAGGTTCGCTTCATTAAAAACCCGACTCAGCCcaccatttttctttgttttcctctcCATTTTATATAATCCCAATTTTTGTTTGCAACTGCGACATTTCATTGGGTTGTTGGGTTTAAGTCTTTTCCTTCTTATCTGAATTGGGTTCCCGTTGTTCTTATCCAATTGGGGCTTTATATGCAGGTCTCGCCGATTAAATTCCCTCTCTGTGCGGAGAAGCCGCCAGAgttgtttaatattttttgagTTGGGTTTGGTTACAATTTCAAAAAGTTACTGAATTTATTTCTGCCATTGATGGATATCTCTCTGGAGATCGTGAATGTAGCGTTTTTCGTAGTGTTATTGACGTGGGTTTTGCTTGATATTACGAGGGGAAGAAGAAATGGTAGCCAAACAGGTTTGAGATATAGAGCAGAAGATAGAGGGTGTAAATTTTCTGATTTGGTCACCTTTTCTGCAAATGCTTTAATCTCAAGTTTTTACCTTGGTTTTGGGATTTATGAGTATTGGGGTGGTAGAATTGTAAGCTGTAAATCCATCTTCTCAGGCATGACTTGGGTTTTAGCCACAGTAATTACAGTTTACTCAATGAATTACAGAACTCACAGTGAAGCAAAAAGGTGGCCTTGGGTCCTCAGTTTCTGGTGGATCTTTTCCTGCATTTTTTACTCACTTTCTGTGTGCTTTTACCTCGTTGCTCACTTCCAATCCTACAATTTCCCACATATTTTCCCAAAGGCTAATTTAGTCGATTTCGCTTCGTTTCCTTTGTCAATGCTGCTTTGTTTTTGTGCTTTTAGTTGTGTTCAGAAAAGCAATGACCTTAAACACCCATTGCTCGAGAAGGAAGATGAAATTCCCTCCCGAGAGAGTGATACTTATACCAATGCTGGAATTTGGAGTAAGGTTACATTTCAATGGCTGAACCCACTTTTCAAACGAGGTCGAATCCAAAAGCTGGAATTGCCTCATATTCCATCTGTTCCTCCCTCCGAAAAAGCAGAATACGCGTCCTGTTTGCTCGATGAATCGCTGAGGAAACAGAAGATGGAGGATTCTTCGTTGCCAAACTCCATAATGCGGGCCGTGCGAATATCATTAGCCGTAAACGGTGTTTTTGCAGGTAAACTCTTTGTTCTTGAAtcccttttcttttcagtttctgTGTTATTCAGTCCTGCAGGCTTTTATGtgttcttttattaatttttgtaggAGTCAATACGGCTGCATCATATATAGGTCCTTTTCTGattacaaattttgtaaattatttaCTCGAAAAGCAAGACAATTCAAGCATCCAGCATGGGCTGATTCTTGCGTTAGTATTTTTCGTTGCTAAGACATTGGAATCATTGAGTCAAAGACAGTGGTATTTTGGTGCTCACGTAATTGGTGTACGAGTACGAGCAGCCCTCACCGTGTTGATTTACAAGAAATCTATTTCCATCAAGTATTCCGGTCCAAGCAATggtaaaattattaatttgatcAATGTGGATGTTGAAAGAATCGGAGACTTCTGCTGGTACATTCATGGCGTTTGGTTGCTTCCGCTTCAGGTATTCTTAGCCTTGGCTATCCTTTACAGGAATCTTGGTGCAGCACCCTCTGCTGCTGCACTTCTTTCCACAATTTTGGTCATGGTATGCAACACGCCGTTGGCCAATAGGCAAGAAAGGCTTCACTCCAAGATCATGGAAGCGAAGGATTCAAGAATCAAAATAACATCGGAGATTCTGAAGAGCATGAGAGTATTAAAGCTACATTCATGGGAGTCCACATTCTTGAAGAAGCTGCTTCAACTCAGGGAAACAGAGAGGCATTGGCTGAAGAGATACCTTTATACATGCTCAGCAGTGGCCTTTCTCTTCTGGGCTTCACCTACTTTAGTTTCAGTTACCACTTTTGGTGTTTGCAATATGCTCAACACACCGTTAACAGTAGGTACTGTATTGTCCGCTTTAGCTACTTTCAGAATTCTACAAGAGCCTATCTACAACCTGCCAGAGCTCATTTCCATGATTACGCAGACGAAGGTATCGATTGATCGTATccaagaattcatcaaagaagatcaaatgaagCTGATTCCTTGCCATACTTCAAAAACGTCCAATGTCATGATTGTTATTGAGACGGGAGAGTATGAGTGGAAAAGAAGcaatcaaaacttaaagaaaCCTACAATCAGAATtatggagaaaataaaaataccgAAGGGATACAAGGTTGCAGTTTGTGGCTGTGTTGGTTCTGGCAAGTCAAGCCTACTATTGAGTATACTTGGTGAGATTCCCAAAATTTCTGGGCCAGGAGCAAAAGTGTATGGAACAAAAGCTTATGTTCCACAAAGTGCTTGGATTCAGACTGGAACGATAAGGGAGAATGTATTATTTGGCAAGAAAATGAATAGGGGTTTTTATGAGGATGTTTTGGAAATTTGTGCTTTGGACCAGGATGTCAAGATGTGGGCAAATAGAGATTTGACCGCAGTGGGGGAGAGAGGGATGAACCTAAGCGGGGGACAGAAGCAAAGAATTCAACTTGCGCGAGCTGTGTATAGCGATTCAGATGTTTATATTTTGGACGATCCTTTCAGTGCTGTTGATGCACATACCGGAACACACCTGTTTAAGGCAAGCCAAATTtcccataatttatttttcctttggcTTTCTGATATCGATGAGTTTATGCTTTATGTCGTGAAATGGTTTTAATCAGACGTTGTAATGTTTTGCAGAAATGTCTTTTGCAACACTTGTCTCAGAAGACTGTTATCTATGCTACCAACCAATTAGAATTTTTAGAGGCAGCAGACCT
This Pyrus communis chromosome 6, drPyrComm1.1, whole genome shotgun sequence DNA region includes the following protein-coding sequences:
- the LOC137737924 gene encoding putative ABC transporter C family member 15, with translation MDISLEIVNVAFFVVLLTWVLLDITRGRRNGSQTGLRYRAEDRGCKFSDLVTFSANALISSFYLGFGIYEYWGGRIVSCKSIFSGMTWVLATVITVYSMNYRTHSEAKRWPWVLSFWWIFSCIFYSLSVCFYLVAHFQSYNFPHIFPKANLVDFASFPLSMLLCFCAFSCVQKSNDLKHPLLEKEDEIPSRESDTYTNAGIWSKVTFQWLNPLFKRGRIQKLELPHIPSVPPSEKAEYASCLLDESLRKQKMEDSSLPNSIMRAVRISLAVNGVFAGVNTAASYIGPFLITNFVNYLLEKQDNSSIQHGLILALVFFVAKTLESLSQRQWYFGAHVIGVRVRAALTVLIYKKSISIKYSGPSNGKIINLINVDVERIGDFCWYIHGVWLLPLQVFLALAILYRNLGAAPSAAALLSTILVMVCNTPLANRQERLHSKIMEAKDSRIKITSEILKSMRVLKLHSWESTFLKKLLQLRETERHWLKRYLYTCSAVAFLFWASPTLVSVTTFGVCNMLNTPLTVGTVLSALATFRILQEPIYNLPELISMITQTKVSIDRIQEFIKEDQMKLIPCHTSKTSNVMIVIETGEYEWKRSNQNLKKPTIRIMEKIKIPKGYKVAVCGCVGSGKSSLLLSILGEIPKISGPGAKVYGTKAYVPQSAWIQTGTIRENVLFGKKMNRGFYEDVLEICALDQDVKMWANRDLTAVGERGMNLSGGQKQRIQLARAVYSDSDVYILDDPFSAVDAHTGTHLFKKCLLQHLSQKTVIYATNQLEFLEAADLLLVIKDGQISQSGKYEDLIVDPNSELVRQMSAHKKSFEQVNTCQQDDSCNSRPQQVNLIEVLEEKEPFNNGNLSEKSHEEEAVTGRVKWHVYSSFVTSAYKGALVPVILLCQILFQGLQMGSNYWIAWAADKESRVSKQRLIWVFALLSGGSSIFILGRAVFLATIAIQTSQRLFLGMITSVFRAPISFFDSTPSSRILNRSSTDQSTVDMDIPYRLAGLVFALIQLISIIILMSQVAWPVFILFLVVLALSGWYQAYYITTARELARMVGIRKAPILHHFSESVTGAGTIRCFNQEDRFLVKIMALIDDYSRVAFHNYGTMEWLSVRTNFLFNLVYFLVLIILVSLPRSAIDPSLAGLAATYGLNLNVLQAWVIWNMCNVENKMISVERILQFTDIPSEAPLVIEECRPAPEWPMAGRIELENLHVQYNPALPTILRGITCTFPEMKKIGIVGRTGSGKSTLIQALFRVVEPSGGRILIDGVDISKIGLQDLRSRLGIIPQDPTLFQGTVRTNLDPLQQHSDQELWEVINQCGLAEIVRQDQRLLDAPVDEDGENWSVGQRQLVCLARVLLKKKKILVLDEATASIDTATDIVIQETIRKETSGCTVITVAHRIPTIIDNDLVLVLDEGKVLEYDSPARLLEDSSSAFSKLVAEFLRRSSMSNC